The Manihot esculenta cultivar AM560-2 chromosome 17, M.esculenta_v8, whole genome shotgun sequence genome contains the following window.
CAATTAGAATCACTGGGAATCCTGTTGGTTCAAAGAGTACAGGTTCATCTGTTTGGGGTAGAGTTGGTCTTGTGAAGAACAGATTAGATGTGAAGGAGAAAACTGATTTGAGGGTGATTAAATCAGATCATGGGGAGAATGAAATGAAGGAAGATCATAATACAGCCAATGTTCAGGGTACTTTTGGTCAAGGAAAGCAGATGATTGCTGAGGATGCTGGCCCCAAAACTTTGGATTCAGCAACCAGGCTACAGAGTGATGTCGTGCGTAATACAAGGAAATCATCTCAAAAAGCACTACGCACGCTATTTGTCAATGGCGTTCCACAGAAAAACAACAGGAGAGACGCTCTTCTTTCTCATTTTCAGAAGTTTGGGGAGGTTATAGACATTTATATCCCAGTAAATAGTGAACGAGCTTTTGTTCAGTTTTCAAAAAGAGAAGAGGCAGAAGCTGCTCTAAGAGCACCTGATGCTGTAATGGGCAATCGCTTTATCAAACTGTGGTGGGCTAATCGTGACAGCATACCTGATGATGGCATAAGCAGTAGCACTGGTGTATCTGTAACTCCCCGTGGCATGCCAGCTGGTTCAGTTCCTCCCCAACCATCAGTTGTTAAAGGAAAAGATAATCTTCATTCAGATGTTCCTAAGGGTACAATGGTCCCAACCACTAATGTTTCTCTTCCTCCCACTGATCATCCTAAGCCAATTTCGAATGGTCCAAAGATTCCACCTCCCGTGCAGAAAAAGCTCGAGTTAGAGCAATTGAGGGAGGAACTTCGCATGAAGCAACAGATGCTGGACCAGAAACGAAATAACTTCAGGCTCCAATTGGACAAACTCGAGAAACAAGTAATATTTCCTTATGTTTGAATATTATACTTTAAGTTATATATCTTATTGTTATTATATGTGTTCAATATGACTATAATCATTaggcttttaaaaaaaaaatgtagtaGTGCTTAATATTAGTCTTGGTGTGGCAATTATTGAATCCTGAATATGAAGCAAAACATGCTATATGCCCTTCAGTTATAAACATCAATATATGGTGGCTATAAGGCAAGGCAGTCTTGCTTTGGAATAAGTGGTTTTATGAGATTACAATTAGAAGAATAAGAAGGAAAGATGGAAATAATACATTGCTTTTGTGTAACCAGATTCTTAATCATAAAAGAATAGAAATTAAAGAGGAAATAGAGAAGAATGAAGGAATAGAAGAAGATAGAAAGGAAGAATTCTGCATTTGTTATTAATTTCTGGAATGCTCCAATTAGTACTTCCCTTTATTTATAgtaataccaatctgtaacaagcTAGCTACCCTGTTAACGTAAAAAGTACCAGCTTATCCCTTCTCATCTCAATCAGTTTATATCCCATCTCCTTATTCATAACATTTCCCACCTCTTCAAATAATTCTTGTCTCCAAGAATGGATAAAAGAAACTAGCGCTTAAATGCTTGTGTAGTCTATATCCATCTGCACAGATCTTTGAATAGGAAAATAGGAAACAGAGgcattattttcattattcttGACATTTCCACAATATTTTCAATGCAGAAATCCTCCATTGACAAAATAGGaattttcttcttctacctCCACAGCATTTCAAATTCCTTCTATTTGAGTATTGTATGCCTGCATGATTTCAGCTCAATTATGTTATTCCAAGACTCCAGCATTTTTCTACCTCTATCTGCTTGATAAACTTTCTTACATTCTCCTGCAATATTATTTACATTTCCAGAACTGTCGATTTGTCAAGCAGACCAGACAGTGCCCTCTTCCTATGTTTTTCTCTTCAGATGTGTTGGTTGTCCAATATATCTATCAGATCAAGCTCACTTCCAGCTATTGTTGTAATTAGTATAACATctgtttcttattcttgatCAACCAAGGATGCTTTTCTCGTAAAATTTGCAAGATCAGGGCCATGCTGAACCAGGTTGCTTGAATTTACATGGCCAGCTTCTGAAATTTTTTCAAGTTCCAATTCTCGAGATCTTCAATTTATGAAGGAAGCTTTGTAAACATTAGCATTCTCAAAGCCCGGATGCCGTTCTTGCATGtcttcagaattcttttcatttcTTAAACCCTTGTGGAATTTGAAATTTCTGCTCCTCTTGATTTGACTCTTTATCTCCAACAGTATGAAAAATTACCTTGTCATCAAGGGAGACAGTCTCCTCCTTAGCTTAGTGTCCTATCTGTGGTCTTTCCCATTTCCCACCATTACTTCAAGAAGCCTCAATTCCATTGGTTCTGATTTCTGCATCTTGATTCAGCTTCTCCAATTTCCCCTTTACTTATCCCCATTTTTCCAGAAACTCTTCTTGTCTTTTAATGGATCTCTCCAACGGTTCTAGCATTCCCAGAAGGATATTCTGTTGCCAAGGTTGTATTTCCATAGTCTAATTATGGAAGGGCACTATGGGTCAGGGAAGAAGAGCTCAAAAGGTTAAGGGAAGAATGGAAGAATTCAGAAAAGTTTAAGAATTTGAAACCTTAATGTTAGGGTTTTAGAAGCCAAAAAGAGCAACCAAAGGAAATTTAGAAGAGTTGGAAGAAATTAGAAGAAGAAAGATTCAGAAAGAATGAGAAAGATCAGTGTAGAGAATGGGAGAAGAAAACTATATTTCTTTAAAGAGATCTCAAATTTCAAGAAaaaaggaagaggaagaaccatAGCCTTGATACGgataagaaaagaaacaaaaggtAAAGAAGGAAGAGATCTCAAGGAGGAAGAAGGCAACTTAGAGGAATAAAGAGAGGAAACAGAAAAGAAACCTGACTTTGAACATGCATGTGCCTCAGATGAACCACTTTGCAGCTCAAGCCTGCTGGGAAGCATTCTCTGACCACTTGTTATGTAACCAGCTCTTCTTAATCACTGAAAAGAACATAAATTGGagaggaaagaaaggaagaattCTGGATGCCCCAATTACAAGTATTCAAATCCCTCTATTAATATTAGGGCAATTTTCACATATGGTGCACCAACTTAAGGTTGTAACAGTAAAGTATATAAACTTTAAATTATAACACAAAACCCCCCTTTAATTTAAGTAACATAAAAATCCATCTGACCTACTGTCGCCGGTTCTCAGGTAAAATATGCTGCCTTGGCAATTATCATATTAAAAAACTATaccaaaaagttaaaaataatattagttaAAAGTCTCTTTCTACCTTCACTCTCTCTCCTCTGTCatttttctttccatcaacgaTTCCCTCATCCACCTCCCTCCATCTCTGGTCTTATCTTAGTTCCCAACTATACTTCAAATTCTCACAGCAATTTCAACCATCAACAGAAGTGAATATCCATAAAATGAACATAAACAAAACCAGTGCACATTTCAGCAAAAtatggataattttttttaataaaattagatcTGTATCCAAACCCACATTTACAATCAAAGGGAACAGAAGAATAGGAGGTTGAAGATTTGTTACAAAAGATACACAAAAGATCTACAAAACCTGCATGTGCAATCTAAATATATGAATTGAAGAAGAGAGATGAAGATCTTTAATGTGTGATTGGGACTAGTTCGAGCAAGGATGAGAGAACAGGGGATACTGCTGACCAAGAGCAACAACTTAACAACGAAGTGGGAAGACAAGGTGGCGTCGGAGGCAGGAAAAGGGGCTGCACCAAAGAGAAAATAGACAGAGGAAGTGTTGCAGCTGCGAGGTTGAGTATGAAGAACTAGCTGCTGCAATGGCGGCTGCAAACCCAAGTGCTGGCTGCAGATCAACGAAGTGGTAAGGCCGGAGGAGTACAGGTGTAGCAGATCCACCAAAGACAAGACCAAGCGATGGGTGAGGAGGCTGCTGCTGAAACCAAGTGCTGGGTTGTTGTTGACTGAGTGAGGAGTGCAGAAGATCAACGAAACTGAGTGAGGGGAAGGGGAATGGAATGCGGCGCAAATTCAAAATGGGAGAGTAGATGAGAAGCTGGTCAGATTAGGGGAAAATTTTACAACCCTAAGTCTATTTTTGTGCAAGAGTGTGATGGGTCTTCAATGGTGAGAGTTGAGAAAGAGCAGAGTCTGTTGTGTTGAAGGTAGAGGGTGAAGATGGTGGAGAAGACCATGTCGAAAGAGGGgaaaggaaatattaaaatattttttaattaattaattttttcctgataaatattttattaggagaacataatttatgtttttaatttaataagtgCCACGTCATCAAATATAACCTGGAAACCTACTATAGAAGGTGACATGGGGTTTTATGTTGCTTAAATAGAGGTTGAGGGGGTTTTGTGTTACAATTTAAAGTTTGTCTGTTACTGTTATATGACCTTAAGTTTGTGTAACATCTTTGAGAATTACTCATTTATATTAATACCAATCTATAATAGGATAACTACCCTGTTAACATAATAACTGCCAGCTTATCCCATCTTCTTACTAACATTTACTTGTTCATTCACAAGAATTTATAATATTCTCCTTATTCCAACACAAATATGATTCATATTATATATTTCTAACAACTCTTTGCAATTTTACTGTCTGCAGGCTACAGGAGTCAAAGGTGAGGTAGTGGCTGAGCCTACCGCTAAGAGACATAGAGTGGGAATAGCTACTGACGTTGCAAAAACTACAACCCCAGGGTCCTCTGATCCTGTCGCTGGTGTGCCTTCTCAACGTCCTGAGATGATAGCAGATAAAAATAAGTCGGTGGAAAATGTCATGTCATCCAGTCCCAGAACAACTGCATCATTGATGCAGCACGGCTCAACAGGCTCAAGGCAGACAATTCGTTCAGTGGCACCTACTGGTGCTCCCTTTCTGATGAATAGATACAAGTTGGATAACCGACCCACATCATTTAGAATCATCCCACCCTTACCACCTGGGTTGACAAATgtaaatctctctctctctctctctcaaccaGTCATGAAACAATATATAACCACAGTGGATTGGGTGAAAATGCTATCCACCCAGGAAAAGTTCccttaatttttttctcaatcCTGTCATGATCAATGATTAAATTTTCGTCAGCTATGCTGTTTATATATGAGGAAAATTGATGTTCTGTTATCTTGTAGGTCGATACCTTGAAGGAATTCTTCTCATCACATGGCGATCTTTCTGCTGTTGAGCTAGAAGATGTTGATGcctgtaataatgatattgatgGGTCAGAAATGCCAAAAAATTGTTCAGCCCGTGTGACTTTCACAACACGCCGAGCAGCTGAGAGGGCATTTTTAAATGGTAAATGCTGGCAAGGCAATAATTTGAAGTTTACATGGGTGACTTCTAGTACCTCCAGCAGTGACATTTCCGTCAGAGAAAATATTCCATCTGCCTCTCGGTGTACTGTAGATTCTGATGTTCAGCCTGCGGAAAGATCAGTATGCACTGGTTCTCAGGCTTCTGCATCTGAAAACAGGGAACCTGAAACTTCAGAAGGAAATGGTGGTGCTGAACATATGGAGTTGCATGAAGTTTCCGAGTCATGCCCAACTTCAATGCCTGGTGAGGACTCCACAAAATGTGAGAATACAACAACATCGACGTGCAGCCAAGAAGAGCCACCGAAACAAGAGCTCAGTTCAACTACGTCTGGGGAGAATGAGTCAAGCGATGCCTGTTGATGATGGAGCAATTGTTGGATTTGTACAGTGaggtaaaatattaaaacttttgAACTTTAATTATGATGAGTCCTCCATttcaaatttctgaaattttattttgcaaTAGTGTTTTTGTTTCATGTACGGgatgtataaaaaaaaaagggaattttgtgattttggaCTGCCACATCCCATGATGGATGGTTAGTCAAATGGTAAATTACGATGTTTTTGAGGTTAGATGCCTAGGAGTAAAGGACTAAAGTTGAAAGCAATTGAATTACACAACTCTGCAGATTTCTTCCATAAATATTCAATACATTGTTCTCTCATCTTTATCAAATTTCCATCTCTTTAAATGGCTTCCTTCTTtgaacaaaataagaaaaagccATACATAaattctcttctcttttttggAGGAAACTTTCCAAATTCCTTTCATAAAGGAAATTGGTAtagcatatatttattttgtaacaGGATTTTTTGctccatatttaattttagcatagttaaatttgtttatataccaggcaaaaaggttatttaatttcttaaatttcgTCTAATCGTCAAATTGCACTtgacgatttttttttttttttcttttaaacaaACTCTTCAAATTTTGTTAacaatcaaataaatttaaaaatttttaaaaatagatcaTTTCTGAACAAATAAACTTTGaaattttctaaataattaaataataaattactttCCATTTATATTTCTTTATGGCTAATTTTGTTTGGATAGTACGGGAGGCTGAAGTTTCACTGAATTTAGAATTTATTCCTAAATCAATTAGCATTCCAATGCTAGATTTTGCATACCATTAATTTCCTATATGCTCTCCATATATTTGAAAGCCCAAAACTTtactttctatatatatatatttgattcaTCTGTTGCCTCAAATTAGGATTCAAATACTAGATTTTTAATTGAGGAAGAAAGTTGTGAAATATAGGGGAaagaaattaatcttttaagtaTAGAGTTTAGCAGACCAACACAATGTGAATAAAAgatgaaatttatattaaaatgagGTTGAATATAAAGAAAGAttttatgtttatattattgcaagaaattaaataaatacaaaactTCCCTCCCTAATCCTATTGCTCAaaagttattattatttgattttattttattcatttttacaTTTTATGTGTGATTCAATTGATATCAAAATAGTGAATAATatatgattattaattaaaatattataattaatgttaaTTATCATATTCGGATATTTTGACGAAGAAAAAAAAGCATAAAGGTCAAAACTTTATTAAAATGGTGGCGTAGAACTACACCTATAACTAATCACAAAAcaaatatgatttaaatatgTTATCTTTTTATTGGTCGAGTGTATGGAACTAAATGCATCTAAGTGTAGGCTAGTCACATTTACTGTGCAACATGGTCTCTTGCATGCTAACTTGAATTGTTTTTCAAGATTTTTTGTTAATGGATTTTTTAGCTTGTTAAAAGATGAACctcttattaaattttttatttttttcaaaaaaaaaaattacttactcctcaactttatttttattctatttagttATTCAACTTTCAAATCGTATATGATTTATAATATTCATTTATTATCatgttaaatatattaaattattttataattaaagttaaaatgtgtgatatatatttactttcaggattaacttaaaaatctactataaaaaattaaaattatttatttttaaattaaattaaagtttagtgatgatcaataaaaattactctaatttaaaatcaaatgagTAATTTGTGGGTTTCAAATCTTGGTTTATTGTATTTTTGAGCTTTTGTTCTCCTCCATGATTGATTAAATTTTGTTGCTGGgttttagattttaattaatttggaGGTGTATGTGGTTTGATCAACTAAAtgcatttataattattttatgtataagtagataaaataatttaaaattataattaattaatatgtaagtacacttaattttaattttaaatattaaatacatttataattaataaataattaattaaaaaaagcttgttcaaatataaacataacttgGTAAGTTGCATGCAGTAGGCCGATAAATGGGATCCAATTTCCAACCCGTCGAGTCTAACTAGACCCGACCCAGCTTCTCTAAACCCTAATGCCCGGAAAGAATCTATAAATTTTGCAACAGAACTCTCTTCTTCAATCACACCAGAAACCCTAACTCTATCATAACCGCCGCTCTCTGAAATTTTCATTTGATCTTCTTGATACTCTGTTTCTGCTCAATCTGCTATTCTTATCTTTGCTTATTTTGAAAATCGTTGAGGAGAATAATGGGCAAAGATGAAGAGTGCTTTGAATTCTGACACCTCTTGTATGAGTTGAGCTTGTTTTGATCGAGCTCTTCTTTGAGCACATAAAGCAACTCGCTGAGCCCTTTCCTTTTTCTCAAtggatttcttttttaatattttagttttttacgTTTTAATAGTGAATAGGGTTTCTCTGTGATGAAGAAAATGATAAGATGACGAGTCCGATCAATTTTCCATTCTTTCAATGGTGACGACAAATCGAGGCATTTGTCTGAGAGAAACCCCTTCGCTGctctttgttttaatttttgattccTTCTTTGGAGAAACATTGATGTGTAATTATTTCACGTTCTTATCTCTTTACGTGATGATTTTATCTCCGATTTCATTCAGAATATGCTTTGTATTCTTTTTCCCCTTTACGATTTTTAGTTCCATAAGAAATTAATCTCAGCAACAATGGTAGGGTTTTTAAGTAAGGTTTCTTGATTTAGGATTCTCAAAATTTTGTGAAGTTGCTTTGAATTTTATGTGCAAAGTGtttgatttgaataaaaaattataagaatttaatttcattGAATATAGTATAATTCATTTCGATTCATATCAAATTTCATGAATTTTGAAATTAGTTTCACAAAATTtaatacaataatattttttagctTAACACAATTCATATCAAATAATTTGTTTtcaatcatttattttttatatttatttaaatttcattgattaaagaaaattaaaatcacaaaattaattttctatttatttataattattatgtttAGACAATTATTTAATGTGTTTTTTTCCAAACTTATTAATATCCAAGTCTATTTGATCTTAGTGAtggcattatttattttattacatttattaagcataaatttttttaataaagtattaagtaaaaatgtttaattttattcatatcaAAATTAGATCTATTTAGcaataaacttttataaaattatatataatttttaatttctgaaattaaaaattttcattgtaaataaaagaattggtaggaaaaaaaaaaaatcggtcCTCAAGTAAAGGCTTAAAGagctaaaaaaattttaaggcaGAACCTGTgggattaattattttaaaggaGGCTTATATATCATACTAATAAACTTTAGAAATTGCTTACATACATCTAAATGCCGCTGTCCGGTTCAACTTTTTTACAACCGTCAGAAGCTCACGATCTATTTTCTCTCCAAACAAACGGGTCACTAGTAAACATCATTGGATAATTAAGACATTGACTTCCCAGGTGTCCTAATTTCTAATTTTCTTATAACAACTGTGAAGAGCTGTTGACATAAGGGTTAAAATCTTTTTATTTGATAACTCAAATGGAGCTGGACTTTTCATGGATACATTTCCACTTATCTTGCTTGCAGGCATTCCGATCATTGTTGCCAATTCTTCTGCTTCGTCTTGTGTCTTAATGACATTATCAAAGTAAATGTACCTGCCAAACGCTGTCTTATCCATGGCCTCCATCAAACAAGCATGTGCTTCTGCTAGTTTCATTACATCAGCTGTTGCTAGTACCCCATCTCTGAACATTTCCTCAGCTCCTGCAATTTTCAACGTTGAAAAACTTGCTCCACAACTT
Protein-coding sequences here:
- the LOC110605138 gene encoding zinc finger CCCH domain-containing protein 41, whose amino-acid sequence is MKLKVSSLKSGGISPLDCASDPEEKEVSDEDDDDRNHKHRRRETRSQSLERDSLEPVFTRSYRKHHKPFGNGHPFRENESQGSETWKSYNTAPLDKDFTSKFEKRHPGMASFPRVGMEFNQRIRPNQTFSGEYGPGKGRGRDSGSWKQRDSRFSSADIASQIVQQGSITPGLFAGRGLPSVPHAQSASWNAFGLIPGIPNGGLDALHSIGLQGTLRPAVNSSLNIGIARQQCRDFEERGFCLRGDMCPMEHGVNRIVVEDVQSLSQFNLPVSLPNAPLGGTPAGPGALSSLGAPSTTLMNKGLHSRNSKPGMVDDGMGLNGGYSGSTSVSGADLYDPDQPLWNYNGPETSNALLALHSSKNDETESFMSVDPSDHHNVTDNECAIRITGNPVGSKSTGSSVWGRVGLVKNRLDVKEKTDLRVIKSDHGENEMKEDHNTANVQGTFGQGKQMIAEDAGPKTLDSATRLQSDVVRNTRKSSQKALRTLFVNGVPQKNNRRDALLSHFQKFGEVIDIYIPVNSERAFVQFSKREEAEAALRAPDAVMGNRFIKLWWANRDSIPDDGISSSTGVSVTPRGMPAGSVPPQPSVVKGKDNLHSDVPKGTMVPTTNVSLPPTDHPKPISNGPKIPPPVQKKLELEQLREELRMKQQMLDQKRNNFRLQLDKLEKQATGVKGEVVAEPTAKRHRVGIATDVAKTTTPGSSDPVAGVPSQRPEMIADKNKSVENVMSSSPRTTASLMQHGSTGSRQTIRSVAPTGAPFLMNRYKLDNRPTSFRIIPPLPPGLTNVDTLKEFFSSHGDLSAVELEDVDACNNDIDGSEMPKNCSARVTFTTRRAAERAFLNGKCWQGNNLKFTWVTSSTSSSDISVRENIPSASRCTVDSDVQPAERSVCTGSQASASENREPETSEGNGGAEHMELHEVSESCPTSMPGEDSTKCENTTTSTCSQEEPPKQELSSTTSGENESSDAC